In the genome of cyanobacterium endosymbiont of Braarudosphaera bigelowii, one region contains:
- a CDS encoding Ycf51 family protein: MLTFINFPNYIQWSLMATIILLLVVILSFMLSWKNRFRLVGILGFVIVLTVGLFGLKIGLLNYNKTTTSVSLSRVYDNAGDQIVISVKPSITKIKLLETLRQAAQNYFVYGRSMGKDNKLTIRARVLLHINEKEDLPLYLGKAEEVLNFQSYDDSKINIEVYKDALKTLSEYQRNMNLS; the protein is encoded by the coding sequence ATGCTTACTTTTATAAATTTTCCGAATTATATACAATGGTCTCTAATGGCTACTATCATCCTACTCTTAGTTGTAATTTTGTCTTTCATGCTAAGTTGGAAAAATCGTTTCCGGCTAGTTGGAATTCTAGGATTTGTAATAGTTCTAACTGTAGGACTTTTTGGATTAAAAATAGGCTTGCTAAACTATAATAAAACGACTACGTCAGTATCTTTATCTCGTGTATATGATAATGCTGGTGATCAAATAGTAATTTCCGTTAAACCTTCTATTACTAAAATAAAGTTATTAGAGACCTTAAGACAAGCAGCTCAAAATTATTTCGTTTATGGAAGATCTATGGGAAAAGATAATAAATTAACGATAAGGGCACGAGTTCTTCTACATATAAATGAAAAAGAAGATCTTCCTTTATATCTTGGAAAAGCTGAGGAAGTATTAAATTTTCAAAGCTATGATGACTCAAAGATAAATATTGAAGTCTACAAGGATGCACTAAAAACTTTATCTGAATATCAAAGAAATATGAATTTATCTTAA
- the lnt gene encoding apolipoprotein N-acyltransferase has product MRVLLVGFSGLLMGLATAPFSKFYFAWVSLVPLWTFIISEKTKYISHRDIKSKKSRLKSKTKISEIILGAIAWGCSYHGFSLFWITSLHPVTWIGISWISSLIITTSCWLLVTCWGIILVLVWSCLMLWYNINYIQEINCKKTKKKSLKDTEVLTSSLTQSFRRIVFGVAIWCLLEMIWNQSPLWWTSLSYTQSPDNLAILQLTKLSGHSTVTALIIAINGLISESILVIDKNKKQFLFLISLSVIIISSSHLYGLFLYNHRVLDFNDKKIKIGIIQGNIPNTIKLNHEGKIRALKNYSNGYEILANKKVDLIITPEVALPFNIQYILRNSLLHEKVIEHRVPIILGALGGKKAGYTNSLFTIVENGKILSRFDKVKLVPLGEYIPLENILGKLVYSLSPLENHLIVGENKQIFDTSVGQAIIGICYESAFSEYFRYQTSLGGEYIITASNNAHFTQIMSAQHHSQDVIRAIETDRWMAKATNTGYSAIINPNGDSLWISKMNTYDIHKGVIYARNTLTLYVKMGDWLTITLNLIAITPLLKDFLVAIKV; this is encoded by the coding sequence ATGAGAGTTTTATTAGTAGGTTTTAGTGGCTTGTTAATGGGCTTAGCTACTGCCCCATTCTCTAAGTTTTATTTTGCATGGGTATCATTAGTTCCACTATGGACATTTATAATATCTGAAAAAACTAAATACATAAGCCATAGAGATATAAAAAGCAAGAAAAGTAGATTAAAGTCAAAAACAAAAATTAGTGAAATAATTTTAGGAGCTATAGCTTGGGGCTGTTCATATCATGGTTTTAGTTTATTTTGGATAACAAGCTTGCATCCTGTCACATGGATAGGAATTTCCTGGATATCAAGTCTTATAATAACAACTTCTTGTTGGTTGTTAGTAACATGCTGGGGAATTATATTAGTACTTGTTTGGTCATGCCTTATGCTTTGGTATAATATTAATTATATACAAGAAATTAATTGCAAAAAAACAAAAAAAAAATCTCTTAAAGACACTGAAGTTTTGACTTCTTCCTTGACTCAATCTTTTAGAAGAATTGTTTTTGGAGTTGCAATTTGGTGTCTCTTAGAGATGATTTGGAATCAAAGTCCTTTGTGGTGGACTTCTTTATCTTATACACAAAGTCCAGATAACCTAGCTATTTTACAATTAACAAAGCTTTCAGGTCACTCAACAGTAACAGCTCTAATTATTGCAATTAATGGTTTAATATCAGAATCAATACTAGTAATTGATAAAAATAAAAAGCAATTTTTATTTTTAATTTCTTTAAGCGTAATTATCATATCTTCTTCACATTTATATGGCTTGTTTTTATATAATCACAGAGTTTTAGATTTTAATGACAAAAAAATTAAAATTGGAATAATACAAGGAAATATTCCTAACACTATTAAGTTGAATCATGAAGGAAAAATTAGGGCCCTTAAAAATTATAGTAACGGCTACGAAATTCTAGCAAACAAGAAAGTCGATTTAATAATAACTCCAGAAGTTGCTTTACCTTTTAACATACAATATATCCTCAGGAACAGCTTGTTGCATGAAAAAGTTATAGAACATAGAGTTCCTATTATTCTAGGTGCATTAGGCGGTAAAAAAGCTGGCTATACTAATAGTCTTTTCACCATAGTAGAAAATGGAAAAATATTAAGTCGCTTTGATAAAGTTAAATTGGTTCCATTAGGAGAATATATTCCTCTAGAGAATATTTTAGGAAAACTCGTTTATAGCTTATCTCCATTAGAAAACCACTTAATTGTAGGAGAAAATAAGCAAATTTTTGACACCTCTGTAGGCCAGGCTATTATAGGTATTTGTTACGAATCTGCATTTAGTGAATACTTCCGATATCAAACAAGTTTAGGAGGAGAATATATAATCACAGCTTCTAATAATGCTCATTTTACTCAGATTATGTCTGCTCAGCATCATTCCCAAGATGTAATTCGTGCGATTGAAACTGATAGATGGATGGCTAAGGCAACTAACACGGGTTACTCTGCTATTATCAACCCTAATGGAGATAGCCTGTGGATATCGAAAATGAATACATATGATATACACAAAGGAGTAATTTATGCGAGGAACACACTAACTTTATATGTAAAAATGGGTGATTGGTTGACAATCACATTGAACCTCATAGCGATTACACCATTGTTAAAAGATTTTCTTGTTGCCATTAAAGTGTAA
- the lepB gene encoding signal peptidase I has protein sequence MPWNSNKYGSPDISNSYKSLLVIIWENMQILLIAIALAFFIRTFIAEPRYIPSESMYPTLKVGDRLIVEKVSRYFYDLKAKDIVVFKPPVQLKLQGYKNNQAFIKRVIAVGGETVKVKDGKVYINNILLEEKYILQKPYYDLQPVTVPKGYLFVMGDNRNNSNDSHVWGFLSEKNIIGRAIFRFFPLKRISIL, from the coding sequence ATGCCTTGGAATTCAAATAAGTATGGTTCTCCTGATATATCTAATTCATATAAAAGTTTATTAGTAATAATCTGGGAAAATATGCAGATATTACTAATTGCTATTGCTTTAGCTTTTTTTATTCGTACATTCATCGCCGAACCTCGTTATATTCCTTCTGAATCCATGTATCCTACTTTAAAAGTAGGTGATCGACTAATTGTTGAGAAAGTTTCTCGCTATTTTTATGATCTTAAAGCAAAAGATATAGTAGTTTTCAAGCCTCCAGTGCAACTAAAACTGCAAGGATATAAAAATAATCAAGCTTTTATTAAAAGAGTAATTGCTGTGGGTGGAGAAACTGTAAAGGTCAAAGATGGAAAAGTTTATATTAATAATATTTTATTAGAAGAGAAATATATTTTACAAAAACCATACTATGATTTACAACCAGTTACAGTACCCAAGGGATATCTTTTCGTTATGGGAGATAATCGCAATAATAGTAACGATTCCCATGTTTGGGGTTTCTTATCAGAAAAGAATATTATAGGGCGTGCTATTTTTCGTTTTTTTCCTCTCAAACGTATTTCTATTCTTTAA
- a CDS encoding cobalt-precorrin-8X methylmutase, with amino-acid sequence MKKDLLWSHPITNKSFAIIDQEIGQHKFEPLEYKVARRVIHSTADFDLINSLVFSPGAIINGINAIKKQTTIVTDVTMVRQGVFGLVGKTFKNLVVTSVNQASSPNPGKTLTETGLLKCCSQYPTGIYVIGNAPTALLTLCQQIILNKIQPSLIIAAPVGFVSVLEAKQALKRVNIPKIFIKGRKGGSPIAASILNALVVLAYENEIV; translated from the coding sequence ATGAAAAAAGACCTACTTTGGAGTCATCCTATTACCAATAAAAGCTTTGCAATCATTGATCAAGAAATAGGTCAGCATAAGTTTGAACCATTGGAATATAAAGTTGCTCGTCGTGTTATTCACTCTACAGCTGATTTTGATCTTATTAATTCCTTAGTTTTCAGTCCAGGTGCAATTATAAATGGTATCAATGCAATTAAAAAACAGACTACCATAGTGACAGATGTCACTATGGTAAGACAAGGAGTTTTTGGCTTAGTTGGTAAAACCTTTAAAAATTTGGTTGTTACTTCAGTTAATCAGGCTTCAAGTCCTAATCCTGGCAAAACTCTTACAGAGACAGGGTTGTTAAAATGCTGTAGTCAATACCCTACAGGAATTTATGTAATAGGTAATGCTCCAACTGCATTGCTAACCCTATGTCAGCAGATTATTTTAAACAAGATACAACCAAGTCTTATTATTGCTGCACCAGTAGGGTTTGTATCTGTTTTAGAAGCTAAACAGGCTTTAAAAAGAGTAAATATCCCAAAAATTTTTATAAAGGGACGCAAAGGTGGTTCTCCTATTGCAGCTTCTATATTGAATGCTTTAGTTGTTTTGGCCTACGAAAACGAGATAGTATAG
- the pdhA gene encoding pyruvate dehydrogenase (acetyl-transferring) E1 component subunit alpha, giving the protein MSSERILPTFDMRSIHLTKDEGLILYEDMLLGRLFEDKCAEMYYRGKMFGFVHLYNGQEAISTGIIKALRPSEDYIASTYRDHVHALSSGISPRKIMAELFGKETGCSKGRGGSMHLFSRKHRFLGGYAFVAEGIPVATGAAFQSKYRRQVMNDNNSDQVTACFFGDGASNNGQFFECLNMAALWKLPIIYIVENNKWAIGMSHDRATSQPEIYKKAAVFNMVGVEVDGMDVLAVRQVAKEAIARARAGEGPTLIEALTYRFRGHSLADPDELRKSDEKKFWEQKDPIQKLSNYLISQNIANQAELDAIQKKVKEVIDDAVEFAEQSPEPKANELYRYVFVED; this is encoded by the coding sequence ATGAGCTCTGAACGTATTCTACCTACATTTGATATGAGATCTATCCATTTAACTAAAGATGAAGGATTAATCCTCTATGAAGATATGCTCCTAGGTCGCTTATTTGAAGATAAATGTGCTGAAATGTACTATAGGGGAAAAATGTTTGGATTTGTTCACCTATACAATGGTCAAGAAGCTATTTCCACAGGTATCATTAAAGCTTTACGTCCTAGTGAAGATTATATTGCCAGTACATATAGAGATCACGTGCATGCCTTAAGTTCTGGTATTTCTCCTCGTAAGATTATGGCAGAACTATTTGGTAAAGAAACAGGATGTAGCAAGGGTAGAGGAGGATCAATGCATCTATTCTCAAGAAAACATCGTTTCTTAGGAGGATATGCTTTCGTTGCGGAAGGTATTCCTGTCGCTACAGGAGCTGCATTCCAGAGCAAATATCGTCGTCAAGTTATGAATGATAATAATTCTGATCAGGTAACAGCTTGTTTTTTTGGAGATGGTGCAAGTAATAATGGCCAATTTTTTGAATGTTTAAATATGGCTGCGCTTTGGAAGTTACCAATTATTTATATAGTAGAAAATAATAAATGGGCCATTGGAATGTCTCATGATCGAGCCACTTCGCAACCAGAAATTTATAAGAAAGCAGCTGTCTTTAACATGGTAGGAGTAGAAGTAGATGGAATGGATGTTTTAGCGGTAAGGCAAGTGGCAAAAGAAGCTATTGCCCGTGCCCGTGCAGGGGAAGGGCCTACATTGATTGAAGCTTTGACTTACCGTTTTCGAGGGCATTCTTTAGCTGATCCAGATGAGTTAAGAAAGTCAGACGAGAAAAAGTTTTGGGAACAGAAGGATCCTATTCAAAAACTCAGTAATTATCTGATTAGTCAAAATATAGCTAATCAAGCTGAATTAGATGCTATTCAAAAGAAAGTTAAAGAAGTTATTGATGATGCAGTAGAGTTCGCTGAGCAAAGTCCTGAACCAAAAGCTAATGAACTCTATCGTTATGTTTTTGTTGAAGATTAA
- the cysC gene encoding adenylyl-sulfate kinase, whose translation MRQNGVTVWLTGLSGAGKSTISDALEKKLKSFGYSLEILDGDVVRTNLTKGLGFSKEDRDTNVRRIGFVCQLLTRNNVIVLVAAISPYRNIRNEIREKIGNFVEVFINAPLTICETRDVKGLYKKARAGEIKSFTGIDDPYEAPLKPEVDCRTDVETLEESVDKILKKLEEMNYIEIPSIE comes from the coding sequence ATGAGACAAAATGGTGTAACTGTTTGGTTAACAGGATTAAGCGGAGCTGGGAAATCTACTATTTCTGACGCCTTAGAAAAAAAATTAAAAAGTTTTGGCTATTCACTGGAGATATTAGATGGTGATGTAGTAAGAACTAATTTAACAAAAGGACTGGGATTTTCCAAAGAAGATCGAGATACTAATGTTCGTCGTATTGGTTTTGTCTGTCAATTATTAACACGTAATAATGTAATAGTTTTGGTTGCCGCTATTTCACCATATAGAAATATTCGTAATGAAATTAGAGAGAAAATTGGAAATTTTGTTGAAGTATTTATTAATGCACCATTAACAATCTGTGAAACTAGAGATGTAAAAGGACTATATAAAAAAGCTAGAGCTGGTGAAATTAAATCATTTACCGGAATTGATGATCCTTATGAAGCTCCTTTAAAACCTGAAGTAGATTGTCGCACAGATGTTGAAACACTTGAAGAAAGTGTTGATAAAATTTTGAAGAAGCTCGAAGAAATGAACTATATAGAAATACCTAGTATAGAATAG
- the cysE gene encoding serine O-acetyltransferase: MLSTIVTDFRIIFDRDPAARNWLEVLFCYPGLQAIILYRFAHWLDKLNILFLPRLISHFARFFTGIEIHPAAQIGVGVFIDHGMGVVIGETAKIGDYSLIYQGVTLGGTGKGSGKRHPTIGKNVVIGAGAKVLGNLNIGDNVRIGAGSVLLRDVPSDCTVVGIPGKIVYQSGVRVNPLEHGNLPDSEAKVIRLLLDRIDLLEKQFQALKSEKLEQWEFVDESNKILHLKSTYHNK, from the coding sequence GTGTTATCTACTATAGTTACTGATTTTCGTATAATTTTTGATCGAGATCCTGCAGCTCGTAATTGGCTAGAAGTTCTTTTCTGCTATCCTGGGTTACAAGCTATTATCTTATATCGTTTTGCTCATTGGTTAGATAAATTAAATATTCTATTCTTACCAAGATTAATTTCTCATTTTGCACGCTTTTTTACTGGAATTGAAATTCATCCAGCAGCTCAAATTGGTGTTGGAGTATTTATTGATCATGGAATGGGTGTAGTTATTGGAGAAACTGCGAAAATAGGAGATTATAGTTTAATTTATCAAGGTGTTACTCTTGGTGGAACAGGGAAAGGAAGTGGTAAAAGACATCCAACTATTGGCAAAAATGTAGTTATAGGTGCAGGAGCAAAAGTTCTTGGAAATCTAAATATAGGAGATAATGTTCGAATAGGAGCTGGTTCTGTTTTATTACGTGATGTACCTTCAGATTGTACTGTTGTTGGTATCCCAGGAAAAATAGTTTATCAGTCAGGAGTACGAGTTAATCCTCTTGAACATGGTAATCTTCCTGATTCAGAAGCAAAAGTGATTAGATTATTATTGGATAGAATCGATTTATTAGAAAAACAATTTCAAGCATTAAAAAGCGAGAAACTAGAACAGTGGGAATTCGTTGACGAATCTAATAAAATATTACATTTAAAGTCAACCTATCATAATAAATGA
- a CDS encoding PspA/IM30 family protein — protein sequence MKWFRKVGLNIKKRMDRWTNKLNSPEKILEMATMQIENELINMRGALAETIASYKFSERQLSHYENLSNRLYQKAELAISQDNDSLAKKLLIDRQSYQKQNHNIKTELEGQKVMIQELKEKLRVLENKGQEVKTKKNIYLARLRSANATKNLSEILNNFEENSPNNLLEIIDNNIMKLEAGSAIINMKKEPDI from the coding sequence ATGAAATGGTTTCGGAAAGTTGGTCTTAATATAAAAAAGAGAATGGACAGATGGACAAATAAATTAAATAGTCCTGAAAAAATTTTAGAAATGGCAACTATGCAGATAGAGAATGAACTAATTAATATGAGAGGAGCGTTAGCAGAAACAATTGCCAGTTATAAGTTTTCAGAACGTCAACTATCACACTATGAAAACTTATCTAATAGATTATATCAAAAAGCTGAATTAGCTATATCTCAAGACAACGATTCTTTAGCAAAGAAGTTATTGATAGATCGCCAATCTTACCAGAAGCAAAATCATAATATCAAAACTGAATTAGAAGGTCAAAAAGTAATGATTCAAGAACTCAAAGAAAAATTACGAGTATTAGAAAATAAGGGACAAGAAGTAAAAACAAAAAAAAATATTTATCTCGCGCGTTTACGTTCAGCAAATGCAACGAAAAATCTCAGTGAAATATTAAATAATTTTGAAGAAAATAGCCCAAATAATTTACTTGAAATAATTGACAATAACATTATGAAATTAGAAGCAGGATCAGCAATTATAAATATGAAAAAGGAGCCTGATATTTAG
- the cbiE gene encoding precorrin-6y C5,15-methyltransferase (decarboxylating) subunit CbiE, translating into MIRVVGIGLNGKDSLTTEVKSIVINTSILIGSQRHLKYFSDYSGTTIALENFIKDIKVLKKLSKDNKSIVVLVSGDPLFFGLGRLLLQEINKKDLEFYPNLTSIQLAFSYIKVPWHDAQLISIHGRNLDELILSFKKGKQKIAILTDNYNSPQIIASIYLSLSLLKSYDVWVCENLGRVDQKINCFSPQKLADLKQYEFSSLNIVIFLENNNIALNTQEYAQLPVLGIRDEHFLTFKDRPGLMTKREVRIAILGELSLQPKQVIWDIGAGTGSVSIEISRLSNTSKVYAIEKTAVGINIITKNCKRFRTYNVVPFALTNLQELYELPSPDRIFIGGSGGKLIEILEICQQKLKENGIITISLATVENLGMSINWLKNNSWNYTLLSIQLSRSLAIANLTRLYPINPVFLLRANRR; encoded by the coding sequence ATGATTAGGGTTGTAGGAATTGGATTAAATGGGAAAGATAGCTTAACGACAGAAGTTAAAAGCATCGTAATAAATACTTCTATCTTGATAGGCAGCCAGCGACATCTTAAATATTTTTCTGACTATTCTGGGACTACAATCGCTTTAGAAAATTTTATTAAAGATATAAAAGTTTTAAAAAAACTCAGTAAAGATAATAAATCTATCGTTGTTTTAGTTAGTGGAGATCCCCTCTTTTTTGGCCTAGGACGTCTACTATTACAAGAGATCAATAAAAAAGATTTAGAATTTTATCCAAATCTGACATCAATTCAGCTAGCATTTAGTTATATAAAAGTTCCTTGGCATGATGCCCAACTTATTAGTATTCATGGTCGCAATTTAGATGAATTAATTCTTAGTTTTAAAAAAGGGAAGCAGAAAATTGCTATTCTTACTGACAACTATAATAGTCCACAAATAATTGCCAGTATTTATTTAAGCTTAAGCCTTCTTAAAAGCTATGATGTTTGGGTATGTGAGAATTTAGGTAGAGTTGATCAAAAAATTAATTGTTTTTCACCTCAAAAACTAGCTGATCTTAAACAGTATGAATTTTCCTCTTTAAATATTGTTATTTTTCTAGAAAATAACAATATTGCTTTAAACACACAAGAATACGCGCAATTACCTGTCCTAGGTATTAGAGATGAGCATTTCTTAACGTTTAAAGATCGTCCAGGACTTATGACAAAACGCGAAGTCCGAATAGCTATATTAGGAGAATTAAGTTTACAACCAAAACAAGTTATTTGGGACATAGGTGCAGGAACAGGTTCAGTTTCTATAGAAATATCTCGTTTGTCAAATACATCAAAAGTTTATGCGATTGAAAAAACTGCAGTAGGTATTAATATAATTACTAAAAATTGTAAAAGATTTCGAACTTATAACGTAGTTCCTTTCGCATTAACTAATCTCCAAGAGTTATATGAACTTCCCAGTCCTGATAGGATCTTTATAGGAGGTAGCGGAGGAAAATTGATTGAAATTTTAGAAATTTGTCAACAAAAATTAAAGGAAAACGGCATTATAACTATTTCTTTGGCAACCGTAGAAAATTTAGGAATGAGTATAAATTGGTTAAAGAATAATTCCTGGAACTATACTCTTCTGAGTATTCAGCTGTCCAGATCTCTAGCTATCGCTAATTTAACTCGTTTATACCCAATAAATCCAGTTTTTTTGTTGAGAGCTAACCGTAGATAA